In Candidatus Desulfofervidus auxilii, one genomic interval encodes:
- a CDS encoding NAD+ synthase: MKIALAQTNPIVGAFDYNLEKAGRFIEEAKQKQCKLIIFPELTLIGYPPKDLLEREDFIDNSLITLERLIQRTKGIAVICGYVERNINHAKPLFNGAIFFEDGEIFLKTYKILLPSYDVFDETRYFAPGQKARFVKWNNKKIGVTICEDIWNDKDLFPRQQYEFDPLIQLAQENIDILVNISASPYYVGKPSFRLKIFSHLANKYQFPVVYANQVGGNDDIVFDGNSKIVLPDGSILAKGNSFAEDLVVAEMEKESGEKISLPEEEAEVLKAIVLGTRDYAQKTGFKKAIVGLSGGIDSSLVAYIGVQALGRENVLGIAMPSPYTSKESLEDAEALAKNLGIQYQVIPITEVFQVYLKVLKPAFNELPWSAAEENIQARIRGNILMALSNKFGYLVLSTGNKSEMAVGYCTLYGDLTGGLAVISDVPKTMVYRLGRYINREAVVIPERVLTKPPSAELRTNQRDEDDLPPYHILDPILKEYIENQRSVNEIVAMGFPREIVKEIVRKVDRSEYKRKQAPLGIKITTKAFGYGRRYPIAQRYTDCLLKPTLEF; this comes from the coding sequence ATGAAAATTGCCCTTGCCCAAACCAATCCCATTGTGGGTGCCTTTGATTATAACCTAGAAAAGGCCGGTCGTTTTATAGAAGAGGCCAAGCAAAAACAATGCAAATTAATAATCTTTCCTGAACTCACTTTAATCGGCTACCCTCCTAAGGACTTATTAGAAAGAGAAGATTTTATAGATAATAGCCTGATAACTTTAGAAAGATTAATCCAACGCACAAAGGGAATTGCAGTTATCTGTGGATATGTAGAACGTAATATAAACCATGCTAAGCCTTTGTTCAATGGGGCTATTTTTTTTGAAGACGGAGAAATATTCCTTAAAACCTATAAGATACTTTTACCTAGTTATGATGTGTTTGATGAAACAAGATATTTTGCCCCAGGTCAAAAGGCACGGTTTGTAAAATGGAACAATAAAAAAATTGGGGTAACTATTTGTGAAGATATTTGGAATGATAAGGACCTATTTCCAAGACAACAATATGAGTTTGACCCCTTAATCCAGTTAGCTCAAGAAAATATAGATATCTTAGTTAATATTTCTGCTTCTCCTTACTATGTTGGCAAACCTAGCTTTCGTTTGAAAATATTCAGTCATTTAGCTAATAAATACCAGTTTCCTGTAGTTTATGCCAATCAGGTAGGAGGAAATGATGATATTGTTTTTGATGGTAATAGCAAGATAGTATTGCCAGATGGTAGTATCTTAGCTAAAGGAAATTCATTTGCTGAAGATTTAGTGGTGGCAGAGATGGAGAAGGAAAGTGGAGAGAAAATTTCTTTACCAGAAGAAGAGGCCGAGGTTTTAAAAGCCATAGTTTTAGGAACTAGAGATTATGCTCAAAAAACGGGTTTTAAAAAGGCTATTGTGGGATTAAGTGGAGGTATAGACTCTTCACTGGTTGCTTATATTGGTGTGCAGGCCTTAGGGAGGGAAAATGTTTTAGGGATAGCTATGCCTTCTCCTTACACTTCAAAAGAGAGTCTGGAAGATGCAGAAGCACTGGCTAAAAATTTAGGAATTCAATATCAAGTAATACCCATTACAGAGGTATTTCAGGTTTATTTAAAAGTATTAAAACCTGCCTTTAATGAATTACCTTGGAGTGCTGCTGAAGAAAACATCCAGGCACGTATTCGGGGTAATATCCTTATGGCCTTAAGTAATAAATTTGGTTATCTTGTGCTTTCTACAGGAAATAAATCAGAGATGGCAGTGGGCTATTGCACGCTTTATGGAGATTTAACTGGTGGTTTAGCTGTTATCTCCGATGTCCCAAAGACAATGGTTTATCGTCTAGGACGGTATATTAATCGGGAAGCAGTGGTCATTCCTGAACGTGTCCTTACCAAACCCCCTTCTGCCGAACTTAGAACAAATCAAAGAGACGAGGATGATTTACCTCCTTATCATATTTTGGACCCTATCCTAAAAGAATACATTGAAAATCAGCGTAGTGTGAACGAAATTGTGGCTATGGGATTCCCAAGAGAAATAGTAAAAGAAATTGTGCGTAAGGTAGATAGAAGTGAATACAAGCGTAAACAAGCACCTTTAGGGATAAAGATTACTACCAAAGCCTTTGGTTACGGACGTCGCTATCCAATTGCTCAAAGATATACAGATTGTTTATTAAAACCTACCCTTGAGTTCTAA